A window of Christiangramia forsetii KT0803 contains these coding sequences:
- the atpD gene encoding F0F1 ATP synthase subunit beta: protein MSKVTGKVAQIIGPVVDVVFDSENAELPKIYDSLEITRKDGSILVLEVQSHIGEQTVRTVSMDSTDGLSRGVDVLATGNPIQMPVGKDVYGRLFNVIGDAIDGLGNLPKAGEDGLPIHRQAPKFEDLSVSTEVLFTGIKVIDLIEPYSKGGKIGLFGGAGVGKTVLIQELINNIAKGHGGLSVFAGVGERTREGNDLLREMLESGIIKYGDDFMHSMEEGGWDLQKVDKEVMKESKATFVFGQMNEPPGARARVALSGLTIAEYFRDGAGEGQGKDVLFFVDNIFRFTQAGSEVSALLGRMPSAVGYQPTLATEMGAMQERITSTKNGSITSVQAVYVPADDLTDPAPATTFAHLDATTVLSRKIAELGIYPAVDPLDSTSRILTADILGDEHYDCAQRVKELLQRYKELQDIIAILGMEELSEEDKLAVSRARRVQRFLSQPFHVAEQFTGLKGVLVDIKDTIKGFNMIMDGELDKYPEAAFNLKGTIEEAIEAGEKMLAEN, encoded by the coding sequence ATGTCTAAAGTCACAGGTAAAGTTGCCCAGATTATTGGTCCTGTAGTTGACGTTGTGTTCGACTCAGAAAACGCTGAACTGCCAAAGATCTACGATTCTTTGGAAATTACCAGAAAGGATGGTTCTATTTTAGTTCTTGAGGTACAGTCTCATATTGGTGAACAAACGGTAAGAACTGTATCCATGGATTCAACAGACGGTCTTAGTCGTGGTGTTGATGTTCTTGCTACTGGAAACCCAATCCAAATGCCAGTTGGAAAAGATGTTTACGGACGTCTTTTTAACGTAATTGGAGATGCTATTGATGGTTTAGGAAACTTGCCGAAAGCTGGTGAAGATGGTCTCCCAATTCACCGTCAGGCTCCTAAGTTTGAGGACTTATCTGTGTCTACTGAAGTTCTGTTTACCGGGATTAAAGTAATTGATCTTATTGAGCCTTATTCAAAAGGTGGTAAGATTGGACTTTTTGGAGGTGCAGGAGTTGGGAAAACAGTACTTATCCAGGAATTGATTAACAACATCGCCAAAGGTCACGGTGGACTCTCTGTATTTGCAGGAGTTGGTGAGCGTACTCGTGAAGGGAATGACCTTCTTAGAGAGATGTTAGAATCTGGGATTATAAAATACGGTGACGATTTCATGCATTCTATGGAAGAAGGCGGATGGGATCTTCAGAAAGTAGATAAAGAAGTAATGAAGGAGTCTAAAGCTACCTTCGTTTTCGGACAAATGAACGAACCACCTGGAGCACGTGCTCGTGTGGCACTTTCTGGTCTTACAATTGCGGAATACTTCCGTGATGGAGCTGGAGAAGGTCAGGGGAAAGACGTTCTTTTCTTCGTAGATAATATTTTCCGTTTTACACAGGCTGGTTCAGAGGTGTCTGCACTTCTTGGGCGTATGCCATCAGCGGTAGGATATCAGCCAACGCTTGCAACCGAAATGGGTGCGATGCAAGAGCGAATTACTTCTACTAAGAACGGTTCTATTACATCTGTACAGGCGGTTTATGTACCTGCAGATGACCTTACAGATCCGGCGCCGGCAACAACTTTTGCCCACCTGGATGCAACAACGGTACTTTCTCGTAAGATTGCCGAGCTGGGTATTTATCCTGCGGTAGATCCTTTGGATTCTACTTCAAGGATTCTTACTGCAGATATCTTAGGCGATGAGCATTACGATTGTGCACAAAGAGTAAAAGAGTTATTACAGAGATATAAAGAACTTCAGGATATTATTGCCATCCTTGGTATGGAAGAGCTTTCTGAAGAAGATAAGCTTGCAGTATCACGTGCTAGACGTGTTCAGCGTTTTCTATCTCAGCCATTCCACGTTGCGGAGCAGTTTACTGGTCTTAAAGGAGTGCTTGTAGATATTAAAGATACTATCAAAGGTTTCAACATGATCATGGATGGAGAACTTGATAAGTATCCGGAAGCTGCCTTCAACCTTAAAGGAACTATTGAAGAAGCGATTGAGGCCGGAGAGAAAATGCTTGCTGAAAATTAG
- a CDS encoding DUF4270 domain-containing protein, producing MTAIVAVVFAFVACDEEFTEIGGEIINNPSNVETREVEVNAYSHKLNSVQTNNLNNYFLGTTNHPIYGESTASIVTQLSLSGPNPDFGDNVTLDSVVMTIPYYSSEIASSTSESNVEYQLDSVYGNGSFNLKIYETGFFLNDLDPDTDFEQRQKYFSDQQDAIEQNIIEQDLVGGPIYVDEDFSPSDQSYVSYEIAEGENDTVVNTPALRIKLPVNFFKQKIIDKEGSDELMNNANFRDYFRSLFIKAEPNAGEDLQILFNLSNQDAKINLYYTSENENADGEVERSRGAYTLNIAGNSKFNTYTGEFPEDILQKIQAQTEETGAENLYLKSQEGSMAIIELFPDVEVLENLREEELLVNEADLTFYINDDLTNGDLQPRRLYLYDVANNTIIADYALDATLNPSNPELSLTNFSEPVQVSEDGSGSFYTLRVTNHVSNLINNEEAENVKLGLVIVPNINTVAARDQQGNFIGPIMSSVRGSALIDQVPSGSLLSPYGTILHGNLSADDEKRLKLRIYYTNFN from the coding sequence ATGACAGCTATTGTAGCTGTTGTTTTCGCTTTCGTAGCATGTGATGAAGAGTTTACTGAGATTGGGGGAGAGATAATCAACAATCCTTCAAATGTTGAAACTAGAGAAGTGGAAGTTAATGCATATTCTCACAAACTAAATTCAGTACAAACCAATAACCTGAATAACTATTTTCTAGGTACCACAAATCATCCTATTTATGGGGAGAGCACGGCAAGTATAGTAACTCAATTGAGCTTGTCTGGTCCAAATCCAGATTTTGGAGATAATGTTACCCTGGATAGTGTGGTGATGACGATCCCTTATTATTCATCTGAAATCGCTTCTTCTACAAGCGAATCGAACGTTGAATACCAGTTGGATTCTGTTTATGGAAATGGTTCTTTTAATCTTAAAATTTATGAGACCGGGTTTTTTCTAAATGACCTTGACCCGGATACCGATTTTGAGCAGAGACAAAAGTACTTTTCAGATCAGCAGGATGCTATAGAGCAAAATATTATTGAGCAAGATTTAGTTGGGGGTCCTATTTATGTTGATGAAGACTTTAGTCCATCAGATCAATCCTACGTTTCGTACGAAATCGCTGAGGGGGAAAATGATACGGTTGTCAATACCCCGGCATTAAGAATTAAGCTTCCGGTGAATTTCTTCAAGCAAAAGATCATAGATAAGGAAGGTTCTGATGAGCTTATGAATAATGCTAATTTCAGGGATTATTTCAGAAGTCTTTTTATAAAAGCCGAGCCAAATGCCGGAGAAGATCTTCAGATCTTATTCAATTTGTCTAACCAGGACGCAAAAATCAATCTTTATTATACTTCTGAAAATGAGAATGCTGATGGTGAAGTTGAAAGATCCAGGGGAGCTTATACACTCAACATTGCAGGAAATAGCAAATTTAATACCTATACAGGAGAATTTCCTGAAGACATTCTTCAAAAGATCCAGGCTCAAACAGAAGAAACAGGTGCTGAAAATCTTTATTTAAAATCGCAGGAAGGAAGCATGGCGATAATTGAATTATTTCCGGACGTAGAGGTGCTGGAAAACTTGAGAGAGGAAGAATTATTGGTAAATGAAGCTGATCTTACTTTTTACATAAATGATGACTTAACGAACGGAGATCTTCAACCTAGACGTTTGTATCTATACGATGTTGCGAACAATACAATTATTGCAGATTACGCGCTGGATGCAACTCTTAATCCATCAAATCCGGAGTTATCGCTTACAAATTTCTCTGAGCCTGTGCAGGTTTCTGAAGATGGAAGCGGATCTTTCTATACGCTTAGGGTAACTAATCATGTAAGTAATCTTATTAATAACGAAGAAGCTGAAAATGTAAAGCTAGGATTAGTAATTGTGCCAAATATTAATACTGTAGCGGCAAGAGATCAGCAGGGTAATTTTATAGGTCCAATTATGTCCTCTGTTAGAGGTTCAGCTTTAATAGATCAGGTTCCATCGGGATCTTTATTATCACCTTATGGTACTATTTTACATGGTAACTTATCGGCTGACGACGAGAAAAGATTAAAATTAAGAATTTATTATACCAACTTTAATTAG
- the glmS gene encoding glutamine--fructose-6-phosphate transaminase (isomerizing), with the protein MCGIVGYIGHREAYPIVLKGLQRLEYRGYDSAGIALYDGNDLKMSKTKGKVADLKERLESEISTNGTVGIGHTRWATHGEPNDVNSHPHYSNSGDLVIIHNGIIENYDALKKELKKRGYTFKSDTDTEVLVNLIEDVIKQEKVKLGKAVQIALNQTVGAYAIAVFNKTKPDEIVVARLGSPLAIGVGDDEFFVASDASPFIEFTNNAIYLEDGEMAVIRRHKEVKIRKIKDDTLVDPYVQELQMNLEQIEKGGYEHFMLKEIHEQPNAISDTYRGRMLVDQGLIRMAGVDDNMERIANAKRFIIVACGTSWHAGLVAEYIFEDIARIPVEVEYASEFRYRNPVISENDVVIAISQSGETADTMAAIKLAKEKGAFTFGVCNVVGSSISRETHAGAYTHAGPEIGVASTKAFTTQITVLTLMALKLGKFKGTISHSDFQFHLQELERIPEKVREALKSDELIQEVAAKYKDAPNCLYLGRGYNFPVALEGALKLKEISYIHAEGYPAAEMKHGPIALIDEQMPVVVIATKRGHYEKVVSNIQEIKSRKGKIIAIVTEGDEEVRELADYVIEVPEIMESLTPLLTTIPLQLLSYHIAVMLGKNVDQPRNLAKSVTVE; encoded by the coding sequence ATGTGTGGAATTGTTGGATATATCGGGCATAGAGAAGCTTATCCTATTGTATTAAAAGGTTTACAGAGATTAGAATATAGAGGTTATGACAGTGCAGGTATTGCTTTGTATGATGGCAATGACCTTAAGATGAGTAAAACTAAAGGAAAAGTAGCCGATCTAAAAGAAAGATTAGAGAGTGAAATTTCTACAAATGGTACCGTTGGGATTGGTCATACCAGATGGGCTACTCACGGGGAGCCTAATGATGTGAATTCGCATCCTCACTATTCCAATTCAGGAGATCTTGTGATCATTCATAATGGAATTATTGAAAATTATGATGCTCTAAAAAAGGAATTGAAGAAAAGAGGTTACACTTTTAAAAGTGATACAGATACTGAGGTGCTTGTAAATCTTATTGAAGATGTGATCAAGCAGGAAAAAGTTAAGCTAGGGAAAGCAGTTCAGATAGCATTAAATCAAACGGTTGGTGCCTATGCTATAGCTGTATTTAATAAGACCAAACCAGATGAGATTGTAGTTGCAAGACTGGGAAGTCCGTTGGCAATTGGAGTTGGAGACGATGAATTTTTTGTAGCTTCAGATGCTTCTCCGTTTATAGAATTCACGAATAACGCTATTTACCTGGAAGATGGAGAGATGGCAGTTATTAGAAGACATAAAGAAGTTAAGATAAGAAAGATCAAGGATGATACTTTAGTAGATCCATACGTTCAGGAACTTCAGATGAATCTTGAGCAGATCGAAAAAGGCGGTTATGAACACTTCATGCTTAAGGAAATCCATGAGCAGCCAAATGCAATCAGCGATACCTATAGAGGTAGAATGCTGGTTGATCAGGGTTTGATAAGAATGGCCGGTGTAGATGATAATATGGAGCGAATTGCAAATGCAAAACGTTTTATTATCGTAGCCTGCGGAACTTCATGGCATGCGGGTCTCGTAGCAGAATATATTTTCGAGGATATCGCCAGAATTCCTGTGGAAGTTGAATATGCTTCAGAATTTAGATATAGAAATCCTGTTATTTCTGAAAATGATGTGGTAATCGCTATTTCTCAAAGTGGAGAAACTGCAGATACTATGGCAGCGATAAAATTGGCCAAAGAGAAAGGAGCTTTTACTTTTGGTGTTTGTAATGTAGTTGGTTCTTCTATTTCAAGAGAGACACACGCTGGTGCATATACCCATGCGGGACCAGAAATAGGAGTTGCTTCGACAAAAGCATTTACTACGCAAATTACAGTTCTTACGTTGATGGCCTTAAAGCTTGGTAAGTTTAAAGGAACCATTTCACATAGCGATTTCCAATTCCATCTTCAGGAGCTGGAAAGAATTCCTGAAAAAGTTAGAGAGGCACTTAAATCTGATGAATTGATTCAGGAAGTTGCGGCAAAATATAAGGATGCCCCAAACTGTCTTTATTTAGGTAGAGGTTATAATTTTCCTGTAGCATTAGAAGGAGCTTTAAAACTTAAGGAGATTTCTTATATCCATGCAGAAGGTTATCCTGCTGCAGAAATGAAACATGGTCCAATTGCCTTAATAGATGAACAAATGCCTGTTGTAGTGATCGCTACTAAACGAGGTCATTATGAAAAGGTGGTGAGTAATATTCAGGAGATCAAATCCAGAAAAGGGAAGATCATTGCGATAGTTACAGAAGGAGATGAAGAGGTTAGGGAGCTTGCAGATTATGTGATCGAGGTTCCTGAGATCATGGAGTCACTTACTCCGTTATTAACAACCATTCCTTTGCAATTACTTTCCTATCATATAGCGGTGATGCTTGGTAAGAATGTAGATCAACCAAGAAACCTTGCTAAATCTGTTACTGTAGAGTAG
- a CDS encoding helix-turn-helix domain-containing protein produces MAILINLDKILDEKGMKSNELAEIIGITTANLSILKTGKAKAVRFSTLEAICEALDCQPGDILEYQA; encoded by the coding sequence ATGGCAATCCTTATTAATCTTGACAAAATCCTGGATGAAAAAGGGATGAAGAGCAATGAACTTGCTGAAATCATTGGTATCACCACTGCAAACCTCTCTATTTTAAAAACTGGAAAAGCAAAAGCGGTTAGATTTTCAACCCTGGAAGCCATTTGCGAAGCTTTAGATTGCCAGCCGGGAGATATTTTAGAATATCAAGCTTAA
- a CDS encoding FoF1 ATP synthase subunit delta/epsilon, producing MYLEIVTPEAVVFRAEVDAVKVPGHDGEFQMLNNHAPIVSTLSEGELKINLTSGSENEIKRKDQSGFRTEGAETNVVYYTIKGGVLEMKDNKAIILAD from the coding sequence ATGTATTTAGAGATAGTAACTCCAGAAGCTGTAGTGTTTAGAGCAGAAGTGGACGCGGTAAAAGTACCGGGACACGATGGTGAATTTCAAATGTTGAATAATCACGCTCCTATTGTTTCTACTTTATCTGAAGGTGAGCTTAAGATCAATCTTACTTCCGGAAGTGAAAATGAAATAAAGAGAAAAGATCAGTCGGGATTCAGGACTGAAGGTGCAGAGACAAATGTTGTTTACTATACTATTAAAGGAGGAGTTCTTGAAATGAAAGATAATAAAGCGATTATTTTAGCTGATTAA
- a CDS encoding DUF2975 domain-containing protein, which yields MKPPKFLKLIVNISYFLLALDLILSSLCYLYFLFGGSVKLESLDYITDIQNEESRIAAIVLFTLEIIYSAILFYAVYIIRKLIKDFEKERLYTKLQITGLNLAGKLIIGVFILQIIADFFTSIILDNRLKISLSFENDLGSPWLLIAIGLFLIYLSKIFKNSARLLEENELTV from the coding sequence ATGAAACCTCCAAAATTCTTAAAACTGATTGTTAATATATCTTACTTTCTTTTAGCCCTTGATTTAATACTTAGCAGTCTATGTTATTTATACTTTCTTTTTGGCGGAAGTGTAAAATTAGAATCACTTGATTATATCACCGATATACAAAACGAAGAATCAAGAATTGCTGCCATCGTACTTTTTACCCTGGAGATAATCTATTCTGCAATTTTATTTTATGCTGTTTACATCATAAGGAAGCTAATTAAGGATTTTGAAAAAGAAAGGTTATATACAAAACTTCAAATTACCGGACTGAATCTTGCAGGAAAATTAATTATCGGCGTTTTCATATTACAGATTATTGCAGATTTTTTTACAAGCATAATCCTTGACAATAGATTAAAAATAAGTCTCTCTTTTGAAAATGACCTTGGAAGTCCCTGGCTATTAATCGCAATAGGTCTATTCCTTATTTACTTGAGTAAGATTTTTAAAAATAGTGCTCGTCTATTAGAAGAAAACGAATTAACTGTTTAA
- a CDS encoding M61 family metallopeptidase, translated as MRTILLAFLFLCFTGNAQTNSYNISFENAVHHEAKIEISFPEVKTKTLNIRMSRTSPGRYALHEFVKNVYGFKANNSKGEEITAKRKGPYSWEVSDHDGTVNIEYTLFANRGDGTYSQIDETHAHLNIPATFMYAEEFQHRPVEVNFDIREDLNWKVATQLQQESETTYSAPDLYYFMDSPTEISDFDMKSFNVNGQEIQFALHHKGTEEKFAEYFDQVERIVKQEKAVFGELPEFDYGKYTFLACYMPNVSGDGMEHRNSTILTNKESLAEGGMKGNIGTVAHEFFHAWNVERIRPAELEPFDFAEANMTGSLWFAEGFTSYYTGLMLCRANVKTPKEYIEGLAGTFNYVWNSPALEYFSPIEMSYQAPFVDAATSVDPTNRENTFISYYSYGSVLGLALDLSLRQKDLNLDDFMKMMWMKYGKTEVSYEIEDIEMILKEYAGTAFASEFFNKYIYASEMPDYNELFSSVGIKLERSSDKDLGVSLNESEDGLKISRNTYKSSAAYKAGLTAGDIITSINGTKIESKKQFDEIIGTASGRITIEYNRFGNKKTTETELGKNPAYTISIDEEAPREAIKNREKWLEAK; from the coding sequence ATGCGTACTATTCTTTTAGCTTTCTTATTCCTCTGTTTTACGGGAAACGCTCAAACCAATTCTTACAATATTTCTTTTGAGAATGCGGTTCATCACGAGGCCAAAATTGAAATCAGCTTTCCGGAAGTTAAAACAAAAACCTTAAATATCAGGATGAGCCGTACTTCTCCCGGGCGTTATGCACTTCATGAATTTGTAAAAAACGTATATGGATTCAAAGCCAACAACAGCAAGGGCGAAGAAATCACTGCCAAACGAAAAGGTCCATATTCCTGGGAAGTAAGCGATCATGATGGCACCGTGAATATTGAATATACCTTGTTCGCCAATCGCGGAGACGGCACTTATTCCCAGATTGATGAAACTCACGCACATTTAAATATTCCGGCAACGTTTATGTATGCCGAAGAATTTCAGCACAGGCCCGTTGAAGTGAATTTTGACATAAGAGAGGACCTAAACTGGAAAGTTGCCACCCAACTACAGCAAGAATCTGAAACTACTTATTCTGCTCCAGATTTATATTATTTTATGGACAGTCCCACGGAAATTAGTGACTTCGATATGAAATCTTTCAATGTAAACGGACAAGAAATTCAGTTTGCTTTGCACCATAAAGGAACCGAGGAGAAATTTGCTGAATATTTTGATCAGGTGGAAAGAATTGTAAAACAAGAAAAAGCAGTTTTTGGAGAACTTCCTGAATTCGACTATGGAAAATATACTTTTTTAGCCTGTTATATGCCAAATGTCTCCGGTGACGGAATGGAACATAGGAACAGCACTATTTTAACTAACAAAGAAAGTCTTGCTGAAGGTGGGATGAAAGGAAATATAGGGACGGTTGCCCACGAGTTCTTTCATGCCTGGAATGTGGAGCGCATAAGACCTGCAGAACTTGAGCCTTTTGATTTTGCAGAAGCCAATATGACCGGCTCCCTTTGGTTTGCCGAAGGTTTTACAAGTTACTATACTGGATTAATGCTTTGCAGAGCGAATGTAAAGACACCAAAGGAATACATAGAAGGACTTGCAGGCACTTTTAATTATGTTTGGAACTCTCCGGCCCTGGAATATTTTAGTCCTATTGAAATGAGCTACCAGGCTCCGTTTGTAGATGCAGCAACCTCTGTAGATCCTACCAATCGTGAAAATACTTTTATCTCTTATTACTCCTACGGAAGCGTACTTGGTTTAGCCCTTGATCTTTCCTTAAGACAAAAAGATCTGAATCTTGACGATTTTATGAAAATGATGTGGATGAAATATGGAAAAACTGAAGTCTCTTATGAAATTGAAGATATCGAGATGATTTTAAAAGAATATGCCGGCACAGCATTCGCTTCAGAATTTTTCAATAAATATATCTATGCAAGTGAAATGCCAGATTATAATGAGTTATTTTCCTCAGTCGGGATAAAGCTGGAACGTTCTTCAGATAAAGACCTTGGAGTTTCTCTGAATGAATCAGAAGACGGCCTTAAAATAAGCCGAAATACCTACAAATCCAGCGCGGCTTACAAGGCCGGACTTACTGCTGGTGATATAATTACTTCAATTAACGGAACTAAAATTGAATCTAAGAAACAATTTGATGAAATTATAGGCACGGCTTCCGGGCGAATTACTATTGAATATAACAGGTTTGGCAATAAAAAAACCACTGAAACAGAATTAGGTAAGAATCCAGCCTATACTATTAGCATCGATGAAGAAGCCCCCAGGGAAGCCATCAAGAATCGAGAAAAATGGCTTGAGGCTAAATAA
- a CDS encoding Na+/H+ antiporter subunit B: MRTTIILKTASNYLLPVLLVFSIFILLRGHYLPGGGFVGGLIASIAFILHSFANGLNKTKELLIIHPGFLLPLGLAIAFLAGLAPVVFFDLPFMTGLWSHDEIAILGSVGSALFFDIGVYFVVNGVTLTIIFTISESA; the protein is encoded by the coding sequence ATGCGAACAACTATAATTTTAAAGACAGCTTCTAATTACCTTTTACCGGTATTGTTGGTGTTTTCTATTTTTATTCTACTTCGTGGGCATTACCTGCCTGGTGGAGGATTTGTAGGTGGTTTAATTGCTTCAATCGCATTTATTTTACACTCGTTCGCAAACGGACTGAATAAAACTAAAGAACTTTTAATTATACATCCGGGTTTCCTGCTTCCCCTTGGATTGGCAATAGCATTTTTAGCCGGGCTTGCACCAGTAGTATTCTTCGATCTGCCTTTTATGACAGGTTTATGGTCGCATGATGAAATTGCGATTTTGGGTAGTGTTGGCTCAGCGTTATTTTTTGATATAGGCGTTTACTTTGTGGTAAACGGAGTAACCTTAACTATAATTTTCACAATTTCAGAATCGGCCTAA
- a CDS encoding putative monovalent cation/H+ antiporter subunit A, protein MLTAILTGFLFSIFLVFAGKFFKGKLSILASLVPLALFVYFFQFISPISNGEVIMRSYEWIPSFGVDLGFKLDGLSLLFSLMITGIGFLVFAYTSSYLKGHEYLDRFYGYLGSFMGAMLGLVLSDNMITLFVFWELTSISSFFLIGFNNTNPASRKSAMTALGITGIGGLFLLAGALLLNNIAGTYSISEMLTMSEAIRGNELYFLAVLLIFGAAFTKSAQFPFHFWLPGAMKAPTPVSTYLHSATMVKAGIYLLMRFTPVLGGEQIWNTTLILVGGFTMLYSAIHTVFRTDLKGILAYSTISALGILVFLTGLGTQEAFLAAAVFIVVHALYKATLFLVTGIIDHQTHTRDITRLAGLNKVMLPVGIAGILAAISSAGIPPTIGFVGKELTYEASYHAESLVIFLLIAIVLTKILLLYAGFVAGIKPFTGKLPEEHSNVKMPGFIMWGPPLLLAVLGVVFGVAPFIIESALIKPVVTAMGGDASEIHLALWHGFNLIFILSLITIGVGTALYFIIKPSKKLESGIAKFDFIAPENILEKFNKFFVVISNFWTNFFQNGFLRNYISIIILFLVVLVGYIMVGNTRFTIDYNSLSKITVYEITTTLILIAGIFYTVFTQSRLAAVAAMGVVGLSICLIFVFYSAPDLAMTQFSIDTLTVILFVLVLYKLPKYLKLSDYKTRLRDGILSTIFGLIITTLALEVLSEPVSKEVGDFYAANSYIEAHGKNVVNVILVDFRGADTLIEISVLSIAAVGVFGLMKLRLKMKDRRRYADKRLNQENEKS, encoded by the coding sequence ATGCTTACCGCAATTCTTACAGGTTTTTTATTTTCTATTTTTCTCGTTTTCGCGGGGAAATTCTTTAAAGGTAAGCTGTCTATCCTTGCATCATTAGTTCCTTTAGCATTGTTTGTTTATTTCTTTCAATTTATTTCTCCTATTTCTAACGGAGAGGTAATTATGAGATCTTACGAATGGATCCCCTCCTTTGGAGTGGATCTTGGCTTTAAGCTGGATGGTCTTTCGTTACTGTTTTCTTTGATGATTACAGGAATTGGGTTTCTTGTCTTTGCTTATACCTCCTCTTATTTAAAAGGTCACGAATATTTAGATAGATTCTATGGATATTTAGGCTCCTTTATGGGGGCAATGCTCGGTCTGGTGCTTTCAGATAATATGATCACTTTGTTCGTGTTCTGGGAGTTGACCAGTATTAGTTCTTTCTTTTTAATTGGCTTTAATAATACCAATCCTGCTTCCCGAAAATCGGCCATGACGGCTCTTGGGATTACCGGAATTGGTGGGTTGTTTCTTTTAGCGGGGGCATTGCTTTTAAACAATATTGCCGGCACCTATAGTATTTCTGAGATGCTCACTATGAGTGAGGCGATTCGTGGAAATGAATTATACTTTTTAGCAGTATTATTAATTTTTGGAGCGGCTTTTACCAAATCGGCTCAATTCCCTTTTCACTTCTGGTTACCGGGAGCTATGAAAGCACCAACACCGGTTTCAACATATTTACATTCCGCAACCATGGTAAAGGCAGGAATATATTTGTTAATGCGGTTTACACCGGTTCTTGGAGGAGAACAAATATGGAACACCACCTTAATCCTTGTAGGTGGATTTACTATGCTTTATTCAGCAATTCATACCGTTTTTAGAACCGATCTTAAAGGTATTCTTGCTTATTCAACTATTTCAGCCTTGGGAATCCTAGTATTCTTAACGGGGCTAGGTACTCAGGAAGCATTTCTTGCAGCAGCGGTTTTTATTGTAGTTCATGCCCTTTATAAAGCTACTTTATTCCTGGTAACAGGAATTATAGATCATCAAACACATACCCGGGATATTACACGACTTGCCGGATTAAATAAAGTAATGCTTCCAGTTGGGATCGCCGGAATTTTAGCAGCAATTTCCAGTGCGGGGATCCCACCAACAATTGGTTTTGTTGGAAAAGAATTAACTTATGAAGCTTCATATCACGCCGAAAGCCTGGTAATATTTCTTCTGATAGCAATTGTGCTCACAAAGATATTACTCTTATATGCTGGTTTCGTGGCCGGAATAAAACCTTTTACAGGAAAACTTCCTGAAGAGCATTCTAATGTAAAAATGCCTGGTTTTATCATGTGGGGGCCACCTCTACTCCTGGCTGTTTTGGGTGTTGTATTTGGAGTTGCGCCTTTTATTATTGAATCGGCATTGATTAAACCGGTGGTGACAGCAATGGGTGGTGATGCTTCTGAAATTCATCTAGCCTTATGGCATGGGTTTAATTTGATTTTTATATTGAGTTTGATCACGATAGGAGTAGGAACGGCGCTTTACTTTATCATTAAGCCTTCTAAAAAACTTGAGAGTGGTATCGCTAAATTCGATTTTATTGCTCCGGAAAATATTCTGGAAAAATTCAATAAGTTCTTTGTAGTAATATCTAATTTCTGGACCAATTTCTTTCAGAATGGATTTCTACGGAATTATATATCTATTATCATCCTTTTCCTCGTGGTACTGGTAGGATATATCATGGTGGGAAACACAAGATTTACTATAGACTATAATTCCCTTTCAAAAATTACAGTCTATGAAATTACCACAACACTAATTTTAATTGCTGGAATTTTTTATACTGTATTTACGCAGTCAAGACTGGCAGCCGTAGCGGCTATGGGAGTTGTAGGACTTTCCATTTGTTTGATATTTGTTTTTTATAGTGCACCAGATCTGGCGATGACGCAGTTTTCTATTGATACACTTACAGTGATTCTCTTCGTATTGGTGCTATATAAACTGCCAAAATATTTGAAACTTTCAGATTATAAAACCAGGCTTAGAGATGGTATTTTGTCTACGATCTTTGGTCTGATCATAACCACTTTGGCCCTTGAAGTTCTTTCTGAACCGGTTAGCAAGGAGGTAGGTGATTTTTATGCTGCTAATTCATATATTGAAGCTCATGGTAAGAATGTAGTTAACGTAATACTTGTAGATTTTAGAGGTGCAGATACCTTAATTGAAATTTCTGTATTATCAATTGCTGCTGTTGGTGTATTTGGGTTGATGAAACTGAGGCTGAAGATGAAAGATAGAAGGAGGTATGCAGATAAAAGGCTGAACCAGGAGAATGAAAAAAGTTAA